The following are encoded together in the Proteiniphilum saccharofermentans genome:
- a CDS encoding MotA/TolQ/ExbB proton channel family protein: MKKLFAILAIFGMMSVGLSSVLLAQDAEQVATTSVETTQAAVQESGGGFHQALKVKFIEGGAEFMSLIAICLILGLAFCLERIIYLSLADVNPDPFLDKVGDALDRGDVEAAKDIARNTRGPVASIVYQGLLRLDQGPDAVERSIVSYGGVQSGLLERNLSWITLFIAIAPSLGFLGTVVGMVMAFDDIQRAGDMSPTIVAGGMKVALITTVGGLIVAIILQIIYNYILSKMEGILNKMEDASISFLDQVIKYNVKYKNL; the protein is encoded by the coding sequence ATGAAAAAGTTATTTGCAATTTTAGCGATCTTCGGAATGATGTCCGTAGGATTGTCGTCGGTTCTTTTGGCGCAAGATGCAGAACAAGTTGCCACTACCTCTGTGGAAACAACACAGGCTGCCGTTCAGGAATCAGGAGGTGGTTTTCACCAGGCGCTGAAAGTGAAATTTATTGAGGGTGGAGCTGAATTTATGAGTTTGATTGCTATCTGTTTGATTCTGGGATTGGCTTTCTGTCTCGAAAGAATTATCTACCTGAGTCTCGCAGATGTAAATCCTGATCCTTTCCTGGATAAAGTAGGCGATGCGCTCGACAGGGGTGACGTGGAAGCTGCAAAAGACATTGCACGCAATACCAGAGGTCCTGTTGCTTCTATCGTATATCAGGGGTTGCTTCGTCTTGACCAGGGGCCTGATGCAGTGGAACGTTCCATTGTTTCTTATGGAGGTGTACAATCCGGTCTTCTCGAAAGAAACCTTTCATGGATCACTCTCTTTATCGCTATTGCCCCGTCACTTGGATTCTTGGGAACGGTAGTAGGTATGGTTATGGCATTCGATGATATCCAGAGAGCAGGGGACATGAGCCCGACGATTGTGGCCGGTGGTATGAAGGTGGCTTTGATCACAACCGTGGGTGGTTTGATCGTGGCTATTATTCTCCAGATCATTTATAACTACATCCTTTCCAAAATGGAAGGTATCCTCAACAAAATGGAAGATGCTTCTATCTCTTTCCTGGATCAGGTGATCAAATATAACGTTAAATACAAAAACTTGTAA
- a CDS encoding biopolymer transporter ExbD, whose amino-acid sequence MAKSSRKVPGLNASSMADVSFLLLTFFLLVSNMDVDSGLARRLPPPPQSEDQSSVDVQRRNLFVVLVNAQNETMAANQHGTEWYANEAELRGEVGGKVALKDRVKEFVLNTSNSPDLPELEEQDFGAPIGVVPVTAAHVVSIQNDATTSYKAYIAVQNEVVRAYNELREEGARKYFNTSYGELTEEQQKQIQDLYPQRISEAEPKNYGGGQ is encoded by the coding sequence ATGGCAAAGTCAAGTAGAAAAGTTCCGGGACTTAATGCAAGTTCAATGGCTGACGTTTCATTCCTTTTGCTGACCTTTTTCTTGCTTGTTTCGAACATGGATGTCGATTCGGGTTTGGCACGCCGACTGCCACCGCCGCCACAGTCTGAGGATCAATCCTCGGTGGATGTGCAACGCAGGAATTTGTTTGTTGTTCTGGTGAATGCCCAGAACGAAACCATGGCGGCAAACCAGCACGGTACCGAGTGGTATGCCAATGAAGCTGAACTGCGGGGTGAAGTAGGAGGAAAGGTAGCGCTGAAAGATAGGGTGAAAGAGTTCGTGTTGAACACGTCTAACAGTCCTGATTTACCCGAACTGGAAGAGCAGGATTTCGGGGCACCGATAGGTGTTGTCCCTGTTACTGCAGCCCACGTGGTTTCTATCCAGAATGATGCCACCACTAGTTATAAAGCATATATTGCTGTACAGAATGAAGTGGTGAGGGCGTATAATGAATTGAGGGAAGAAGGAGCAAGGAAGTATTTCAATACCTCTTATGGAGAGTTGACGGAAGAGCAGCAGAAACAGATTCAAGATCTTTATCCTCAACGTATTTCTGAGGCAGAACCTAAAAATTATGGAGGAGGGCAATAA